From Streptomyces sp. Edi4, one genomic window encodes:
- a CDS encoding SseB family protein, with protein MALKNIPDSGFSDDDGTAAPELTEALAAWAEDRSAEPRVLAALRTARLLVPVVALLGESEIDEHGLKREKTSDMAVPTLKAGGRTALPAFTSTQTLALWDPAARPVAVPLRQALAAAVHEKADTVVIDLAGPVAYELKGAALLALAEGRADADPLQDPAVIEAVRSAVAAVPEVLRAHLGPGSADGTLALVLADGAAPAEAGRRVAELIAADETLRARLVRGLDLAVLPSGAPQPNGPLFTR; from the coding sequence GTGGCGCTCAAGAACATTCCGGATTCCGGCTTCTCCGACGACGACGGCACCGCCGCCCCCGAACTGACCGAGGCGCTGGCCGCCTGGGCCGAGGACAGATCGGCCGAGCCGCGCGTGCTCGCCGCGCTGCGCACGGCGCGGCTGCTGGTCCCCGTGGTCGCGCTGCTGGGTGAGAGCGAGATCGACGAACACGGCCTCAAGCGCGAGAAGACCAGCGACATGGCGGTGCCCACCCTGAAGGCGGGCGGGCGCACGGCGCTGCCCGCGTTCACCTCGACCCAGACGCTCGCGCTGTGGGACCCGGCGGCCCGGCCGGTGGCGGTCCCGCTGCGCCAGGCGCTCGCGGCCGCCGTGCACGAGAAGGCGGACACCGTGGTCATCGACCTGGCGGGGCCGGTGGCGTACGAACTGAAGGGTGCGGCCCTGCTCGCCCTGGCCGAGGGGCGCGCCGATGCCGATCCGCTCCAGGACCCGGCGGTGATCGAGGCGGTACGCTCGGCGGTGGCCGCCGTCCCCGAGGTGCTGCGCGCCCACCTCGGCCCCGGCAGCGCCGACGGCACGCTCGCCCTGGTCCTCGCCGACGGAGCGGCGCCCGCCGAGGCCGGACGCCGGGTGGCCGAGCTGATCGCCGCCGACGAGACCCTGCGGGCCCGTCTTGTGCGGGGCCTCGACCTGGCCGTGCTGCCGTCCGGGGCCCCACAGCCGAACGGGCCGCTGTTCACCCGTTGA
- the mycP gene encoding type VII secretion-associated serine protease mycosin: MTARRARVPVVRARRAAALGAAAALTLLVAAGPAHADGIRDRQWELGAMHTQQAWRTSQGKGVTVAVLDTGVDADHPDLAGQVLPGNDLIGFGAGPGSRDWARHGTAMAGIIAGHGHGADNRSGVLGIAPEARILPVRVILESTDPARAQARESKGGALADGIRWAADNGADVINLSLGDDSASAHPEPAEDAAIQYALGKGAVVVASAGNGGDSGDHISYPAAYPGVIAVAAVDKNGTHASFSTRRWYATVSAPGVDVVIADPDRKYYEGWGTSAASAFVSGAVALLRSADPGLTPAQIKKLLQDTARDSPRGGRDDARGYGMIDPAAALAAAAGLKPGAVRPQAAGYGRTYFGGGPDVPAASDDPGDWLAPLSAGGGVLLLATGVALWRSTRVKTPREWL; the protein is encoded by the coding sequence ATGACCGCGCGGCGCGCCCGGGTGCCCGTCGTCCGGGCGCGCCGCGCGGCCGCGCTGGGCGCCGCCGCCGCGCTCACCCTGCTCGTCGCAGCAGGACCCGCGCACGCCGACGGCATCCGCGACCGCCAGTGGGAACTGGGCGCCATGCACACCCAGCAGGCCTGGCGCACCTCCCAGGGCAAGGGCGTGACCGTCGCGGTCCTGGACACCGGTGTCGACGCCGACCACCCCGACCTCGCGGGGCAGGTACTGCCCGGCAACGACCTCATCGGCTTCGGCGCGGGGCCCGGCAGCCGCGACTGGGCCCGGCACGGCACCGCCATGGCCGGGATCATCGCGGGCCACGGGCACGGCGCGGACAACCGCTCCGGCGTGCTCGGCATCGCGCCCGAGGCCAGGATCCTTCCCGTCCGCGTCATCCTGGAGTCGACCGACCCGGCCCGCGCACAGGCCCGCGAGTCCAAGGGCGGCGCGCTCGCCGACGGCATCCGCTGGGCCGCCGACAACGGCGCCGACGTCATCAACCTCTCGCTCGGCGACGACAGCGCCTCCGCGCACCCCGAACCCGCCGAGGACGCCGCGATCCAGTACGCGCTCGGCAAGGGCGCCGTCGTCGTGGCCTCGGCCGGCAACGGCGGCGACTCCGGCGACCACATCTCCTACCCGGCCGCCTATCCCGGCGTGATCGCGGTGGCCGCCGTCGACAAGAACGGCACCCACGCCTCCTTCTCCACCCGGCGCTGGTACGCCACCGTCAGCGCACCCGGCGTGGACGTCGTGATAGCCGACCCGGACCGCAAGTACTACGAGGGCTGGGGCACGAGCGCCGCCTCCGCCTTCGTGTCCGGCGCCGTCGCCCTGCTGCGCTCGGCCGACCCGGGCCTGACCCCGGCGCAGATCAAGAAGCTCCTCCAGGACACCGCGCGCGACTCCCCCCGGGGCGGCCGCGACGACGCCCGTGGCTACGGCATGATCGACCCGGCCGCCGCCCTCGCCGCCGCGGCCGGACTGAAACCGGGCGCGGTACGCCCCCAGGCCGCCGGGTACGGCAGGACCTACTTCGGCGGCGGCCCCGACGTGCCGGCCGCCTCGGACGACCCGGGCGACTGGCTCGCCCCGCTCTCCGCAGGCGGCGGCGTCCTGCTGCTCGCCACCGGCGTGGCGCTGTGGCGCTCCACCCGGGTCAAGACGCCGCGCGAGTGGCTGTAG